DNA sequence from the Deinococcus fonticola genome:
CCCCCGGCGCGGTTGCAGGTAATCGCCGTTGCTGTTGCCGATGGCCAGCACCGTCTCGCCCACGCGCGGCGCGCGGGTGGTCAGCTTCAGAAAGGGAAAAGGCCCTTTGCCGCGCACTTCCAGCAGGGCTACGTCGCGCGCGGCATCGAACGCCTTGACGCGGGCCTGCAAGGAACGGCCCTCCAGCGTGGAGACCTCAAAGAGCTGCCCGTCACTGACCACGTGGTACGCCGTCAGGACATCCCCCGCGTCATTGATGAAAAAGCCGGTGCCGAGGCCTCCTGTGTTGCTGGCCGGGTTCAGCGATTTCACCTGCACGGTGGCCGGGCGCGACTGCTTGAACAGCGCCAGTGTTTCGGGCGGCAGTTCGTTGGGCAGCGCTGGTTTATTAGACTGCGCCGCTGCGGGCGGAGACCCTCCCGGCTGTGCCGTGCTGGGAGGTGAAGCGGGCGCGGTCAAATCAGGCGCAGTCGCTGTGTCGGGCACAGTTACCGTGCTCCCCCGCCAGTCGGGCAGCAGGTAAGCTGCCAGGGCCAGAGTCAACAGCACAGGTAACCACGGAGAAGTCCGACGCACAAATGAAGTCTAGACGCCCGAAGTTAAACGACGCCTGGAAGCCCATTACAGTTCAACGCAAGTCATCAGGACAGGTGAACGTCACAGGGTCAGGGGGAAGTGAGGACTGGGCAGTGGAAGAAGCCACTGCTGCCCGACTTTTTCGAGAACGTCAGAGGAAATTTACTGAAATAAGGCCGCGTACTCGCCGTAGCCTTCGGCTTCCAGTTGATCTCTGGGAACAAAGCGCAACGACGCCGAGTTGATGCAGTAGCGCAGCCCGCCGTGCTCGCGCGGGCCGTCCGGGAACACGTGGCCCAGGTGCGAGTCGGCGCCGCCGGAACGGACTTCGGTGCGGGCATACCCGATCTTGTAATCGGTGTTCTCGGTGAGCTGCACGTCCTTCAGCGGGCGCGTGAAGCTGGGCCAGCCGCACCCGGCGTCGTACTTGTCACGGCTGGAGAACAGCGGTTCGCCGGACACGATGTCCACGTAAAGGCCGTCGTCGGTGGTGTCCCAGTACTCGCCGCTAAAGGCGCGCTCCGTGCCCTCGTGCTGCGTCACCTGGTACTGCATGGGCGTGAGTTTCTCGCGCAGCTCGGCGTCGCTGGGTTTGGCGTAGTCACGTTTCGTCATGCCGGAAGTCTAGGGATGGAGGCCGTGTGCTGCGTGAAGAAACTTCGGTGTGAATCTTGACCTTCGCCGCCAGTGCCCGGTAAAAATTTGCGTGCGTCAGGTAAGACAGGTGATCCGAACGCACGTTCCCCAGAAAAGGAAAGGCCGTATCGTGGGCGCCCTGAATGATGCCCTCGGCCCGGAAACTCAGGAAATCGCTGAAGCTCCACACGTTCCAGAAGTACCCCAGGTGCGGGGAATTCAGCAGGGCCGGGGTGGGCAGCGGCCCGCGCTCCAGAAACTGCCCCAGCTCGCGGAAAAGGCCCACCTGCGACCCGCACGCGCACCAGAAATCCACCCTGACCCCCGGCGCGTCCGGATCGGCCGGCAGGAAACTGGTGAGGGCGTCGTACAGGAGTTGCCCGCCCATGCTGTGCGTCAACACCACCAGCGGTTCCGCCGGGTCACTGTCCAGCCGCGCCGCCTTCAACCCGCCCAGGACGCGGCGCATCACCACGCCCGGTTGTGCAGGCAGCCCGCGCCCGCCCAGGTAACTCAGCACGTCGCCCAGAAACAGCGGCACGAAATCTTCGATGGGCCGCCGCACCGTGGAGAACGTCAGTTTCAGGTTCCTGCGGCGTTCCAGCACCAACCGGCGCGGCAGACGCGGGGCCTCCAGCATCTCCCGCAGGTCCTGACGCGGGAGATCCAGCCGGCTTTCCACCGCCGCCCGCAGAAATGCCAGTTGCCGCTCCGGCGCCAGGGAACGGGCGATGTCCAGCAGGTTGGTGTCCCGCGCCACGCTCCACGCCGCCGCCATCACCTCCGGCCACAGCGAAGTGGGGAAAGCCCGGCAGAAATCTTCCTCCAGCCGCTCCCCAAGCGCCTCCGGCGCCCAGTTCAGTTCGCTGTTGCTGTGGTCTGTACCCGCTGCCTGCCCAGCTGCCGCCTGGCCCGACGCCAGCGAGCGCCCGCCAAGCCCGTACGACGCGCCCAGATCACCCCAGTAGAGTTCACTGATAGGCACGTCCCCGGGGTGTGCCGGGTTCAGAACAGGCGCGACGTGCTCGCGCAGGAACCCGTGAATGTTCTGCCAGTCGACACCCCGCGTGGCGTGCGCCACCTGCTCCCAGCCGGGATCACCCTCGCGCCGCACCGCTACACCGTGAATGAAGACAATGGGCATGTCAGCAGCGTACCGTCTGGACGGCGCCTCTGGACGGTAAAGATGCTGCACCGGCGGTAAAGAAATGCTTTGTAAAAAGGCGGTGGACTTTACACCCCTGATCCCTTAAACTTGAACCGAGTTCAATATTTTGCCCCACGACGTGGGGGATCAACTTCCGCAGCACGCGCTCAGACCGCCTTTTCCCGGCTTTCCGACACGGGTTCGGAAGTTTTCCTTTCCCAAGCACCAGGCGAAAGACCATAATCAGTGGTGCCCAAGCCACCTGTAGGCCACAAGGAGGTCACATGAAGATCAAGAAAGCTGCCGTAATCGGCGCGGGAGTGATGGGAGCCGCCATTGCCGCCCAGCTGGCGAACGCCGGCATCCCCGTGCTGCTGCTCGACATCGTGCTGCCAGATAAACCGAGCGCAGATAAACCAGACCGGAATTTTCTGGCGAAGGCCGGCCTTGAACGCGCCCTGAAGGCCCGCCCCGCCGCGTTCATGGACAAAGATCGCGCGGGGCTCATTGAAGTGGGCAACCTGGAAGACGACCTGAAGAAACTGAAGGACTGCGACTGGGTGCTGGAAGCCATCATCG
Encoded proteins:
- the msrB gene encoding peptide-methionine (R)-S-oxide reductase MsrB — its product is MTKRDYAKPSDAELREKLTPMQYQVTQHEGTERAFSGEYWDTTDDGLYVDIVSGEPLFSSRDKYDAGCGWPSFTRPLKDVQLTENTDYKIGYARTEVRSGGADSHLGHVFPDGPREHGGLRYCINSASLRFVPRDQLEAEGYGEYAALFQ